The region CGACCACGCCGCCCTGCGCGACGCCATCGTCGCCGGCGCCGCCAGGCTCGCCGCCTGCGGCGTCGACTACCTCGCCGTCCCCTGCAACCTCGCCCACGTATACTTCGGTTCAATCCAGGAGGCGGTACCCGTCCCCGTCCTCAACATGGTCGCCGAAACCGTCGCCGCCCTCCCGGCGGACGCCGGCCGGATCGCCGTCCTGGCGACGGCCGCCACCCTCGAAGCCGGCATCTACCAGCAAGGGCTGGCGCACGCCGGGAGGGAATCCGTGCTCGCGCCCCGCTGGCAGGCGGAAACCGCCGCCATCCTCGAGCTGATAAAAAGCGGCCGGGACGCCGCGCAGGCCAAAGCCCGCTGGGACGCGCTCGTCCGCGACGTAAGCGCCGCCGCCGACGCGGCCGTCATCGCCTGCACCGACCTCAACGTCGTCGCCGACGGCGCGGTGTCGCCGCTGCCGCTCGTCGACTCCTCGGCCTGCCTGGCGACCGCCCTCGTCGACAGATACTACCGCCCCCGGTAACCCACGCAACAAAAAAAGCCACCTAAGTGGCTTTTTTTTGTTTATCCGGCGCGAAGCTGGTCTT is a window of Selenomonadales bacterium 4137-cl DNA encoding:
- a CDS encoding aspartate/glutamate racemase family protein, with protein sequence MIGILAGMGPKSTAPFIDKVVDLCQRRHGARHDSDFPPMLIYSCPTPFYLDRPVDHAALRDAIVAGAARLAACGVDYLAVPCNLAHVYFGSIQEAVPVPVLNMVAETVAALPADAGRIAVLATAATLEAGIYQQGLAHAGRESVLAPRWQAETAAILELIKSGRDAAQAKARWDALVRDVSAAADAAVIACTDLNVVADGAVSPLPLVDSSACLATALVDRYYRPR